TCTTGGTTTTACTTTTTTCTGTAATGTCGGTTTGTCCCGAGGATTACCAGATTgcacttttgtcatgtttgttgtagTCGCATTATCAGAAAAATTAGATCGCATTGGTACCATATTCCATCGTATAAGTTTAACGTATTCACCGTCCATTCGATATAAGTTTTGACAAAATTCAGACTTATTTTGTAATTCGACGATGCTCAGATGATGCACGTTGTCCTTGTCAACTTTCTTAGTTTCACATAATGACGAAACTTCCTCCATACGTCTACGAAATTCATCTAAGTCCCGCCAAAATTCAGCGCCATATTCCTCTATTTTGCGCCATAATGTTCTGTTAAAATGTTCATATAATAACACGTCAGCATGGTTCCACTTGCGTATTGTTTCACGTAAATTTTCACTTATATTAAAACGAAAATTTGCAATCCGCTTTGGAATGTATAAAATATCGTCAATTCCCCAACAGAAAAGCTTTTTCATTAAGATCAGCGATTCgtcaaaatattcttttacaaaAACAAGATCGAATTCATTATCCAGTTGccttattttatatttcacaTAAAATGGATCTAGAAAATGTTCTGTGCTTAACCCTAAGTCATATAGTTGTCCATTTTGTACTTGCCGTCCACCGTAAGAAATCTTTTGTTTATAATGTTGTGGATTTGTGAAAAAAGTAGCAATTGGGTTTTTGACTTTTGCAATTTCAGCTTGATTTGCAATATCAAAATATACAAATGCTGATTCAAATTGATCCACTGGATCCCGTACAGAAGTTATGTATAACGCATCTGGAACAATTGCGTCCATTTCTGGACGTAAATACACAGCGTGATTTGTCAACATATCAAAAGTATTAGTCCCACCACCATCATCTGATTCATCTCCCAACTCGGATTCCTGCTTTTTGTACAGAAATACGTCCGATCTTTTAAAATATCTGCAACAATCAAATACGGGTGTATTTTTAGCTGGTATTGCAAAGCTGAGGTTTCTTGTATATCCATAACGTTGAAGGATAGTACCTATTGATGTTCCTGCTGTCTTGTGAGTTTTCAGGAATACAATCCGTTGAACTGGGGCACATTCAACAAGTCGTCTCGTTCCCACCAATctggaaaagaaataaaaatgaataaataaacgtTTATCAGCAGAAGAAGAACTGCCTAACATTGTTCCGAGCTTTGTGGACACCATgtaaataaactggcctcaaaaagaaacttataacttttcacaaggtcataaaatcctctccataaaaatgaacaaaattgcacacaggattacttcaatactctactctaaacacatgtcagtaaccaagcagttgtccaactgacacaacagcaaaatgcactgacatggaacacctttctggaccaaaattcacatcccaacagatttcttttgttgggttccaattattcgcctgtgaatgtgatcccggaagctgttccgtgtcagtgcattttactgttgtgtcagttggacaactgcttggttactgacatgtgtttagagtagagtattgaagttatcctgcgtgtaatttttgttcatgtacttTGTCTAAATGAGACATTTAGCGATATTTTCGTGACGTCGCAGCCTAAATTGCTTTTGTATTAATTGGTTGTACGGCTTTAAATGCCCCATACATTAGACGTAAGAAGTAGAAAATGTTAACTAGTATATTTTCTCTGTACTAAGCCCCTACCATACCGGGGGGAGAGGATTGTGACTATCACTAAAAGCAaattaagggtggtgcaataagtatgtgtacccccggggtggtgaattatagggggatcaagcgatttttggcaggtcgaaaggggggcaagcgatttttggcacagatattttgggcaccgtttctatattacgccctaaaaaggtgtaggaaatcaTTAGgaacaaatatgcaaaattccctgctcgctacgctcgcatatgataagacaatttaaggttttaaattcgggttccccaaattgttagtgtgtaaagggggggcaaagatgttttggcaCGTCAACATGGGggaaaaggtttttggcacgtcaaaaaaaaggggggggggggcaaatatattTTGGGGCAAATATATTTTGGCagggtcaaaaggggggcaagcgatttatggcagaccactttgagaattcaccaccagggggtacacataatattgcacaacccctttAACCTAGGAAAGACTACCATGTTCTTCGGGCGTACGGACTATCACTTTCAGAAAAATCACCGAAAAATCtgcagaaaaaaaaatctggacacatttggcaaacatattttttatCGACCCACTTCGAACAACAAAATAGGGGGGTGGCTGTTTTCAATTTCATCAGCTGAAGAACAATCCTGGAAACACTCGGGCCATGCTAGTCCGAAGAGCAGGACCTTtgtttttctaagttaccagactatacacatttcacactatgatcactatctcacatggcgctagaaagacgaatcgcgaaagtccagtgatcGCGCCGCCCAAAAAGGAGGGGCGGTTgagtggatttttgtggttaatctttcttgagcgatcagagtttgAGTATAGTAGTTCAAACTattacccctaacaccagtaaaaaccacaaaataccacgatgaaaaattcataacatgcatgcatcccagggtctgcgatgacgcaatcacccgaagtgtgatatgatcacggaattgctggccgggcagcaataacccgagcagctaccggtccgcgttcgttcgcttggcatgcgaggggtcaaaggttcgaatcccgggggtgccaagtcaaaaattcttcttcttcttcttgaaaaaatcggatcttctctgacttccgataccaaaaagcatgggtcagtgttagggttaaaatacatgtatttttccagattagagtgtcctttacaatacatgtatttttccagattagagtgtcctttacccctaacaccagtaaaaaccacaaaataccacgatgaaaaattcataacatgcatgcatcccagggtctgcgatgacgcaatcacccgaagtgtgatatgatcacggaattgctggccgggcagcaataacccgagcagctaccggtccgcgttcgttcgcttggcatgcgaggggtcaaaggttcgaatcccgggggtgccaagtcaaaaattcttcttcttcttcttgaaaaaatcggatcttctctgacttccgataccaaaaagcatgggtcagtgttagggttaaagaaaaCAACAGGTCCTACTAgctcctactcgtcggactaggcCATGCCCGTAGATCCATACAGGGTTTTTTTCGTCGGAAAGCATTAGAACAATGTACTCATTTGGTTCAAAACAGTACTTGGACAAAATTGTGTCGCACACATGCATTGAATTCCCATTGAATTTTATTTTCACGAATACTTTAGCTCTCATTTCTTTTGTAAAAGCAAACAACCTTGtcttgattttcatattttccgGAATAAAACTTTTACTGCTTTTGATTTATGAATAATAAGGAATAGTTTTGGGATGCtttatttttgccgatatttcatgtCCAAGTACACATACGGTTTTGAGCCATTGGTTGATCATTGTTGATAGCATGGCCCAGTAGCCATGGTAGCAGACTAgcaggtaaacatggtaaatgctgAACTCCTGGGTTCCATGATGGGTGAACTGATGAAACAGCAGCTGTTTGCAAAATCAGCTTTGATTGAATATATTCTCAAGACAGCACACGGGTCAATTGGTTCTTTGCCTGATGCGTTGGAGTAGTGATTGGATAATTATATAGCATTCTTCCATGCATAAATAGTAATGATGAACAGGTCGTTTTACTTTTAGTATTAACTTatgggatctaaaatgagcgtttattgcttttcgacagtattttttgtgggacatgagagcacctcagacctatcgaattgcattctgaatacgaagcatgtctttctgatatcaaataattttcattttttgacaatatcacaatataatacaaattttatgacaaattataaaaatttgatatttttcaaatttttgatatataacagtcctcgaagtaaattatataaatctaatgatatattcttaaagtgtatgtagcagggaggaaaagccgacgatcaattgaaaattttgacctttcatattgaagatatggattttaagtTACCAGATTATGTatacatttcacactatgatcactatctcacaatGGCGCAaaaaagacgaatcgcgaaaatccagtgaccgcgccgcccaaaTCGGGAGGGGCGGTTCATAGTATGGtaaatctttcttgagcgatcagtgCAGAGTTAGAGTCGAGCTAAATGTAGAAAATCATAAGACGAGTAGAAAGGcggtcggaggggagcatgacagGCTACTGGGCGTTGTCGGGCTTGATATAAGCGGTCTCATTTCCGGATTCCAcctcatgtgcatgattttttctTGGGAGGCCAAAACAACCAAAACTTTTTGTTTACATTGGGCTTAACCCAAGAACTGCAAGAGCTGTGGAAATATGAATCCAAGTATTAGCTACCTAGTATTAGGCATAtagttttattaaaaaaatggtGAGAACTGGAAATGGCTCCTGCCATTCCCATTACTATCCGGATTACTACTTACTGTGTTGTTGTTCGGTTGTATATCGTGTGCACCAGGTGGACTTGATTGAACTGCAAAGTGCCTGAATTGAGGTAGATTGCCGAGCTGAATATGAGGCTACAAACTATGAACACACTACTGAATATTCTCAACCTTTTAGTAGCGCGTGCTAAACAATCCAAACATGACAAATGTCTCTCTTGCGCAGAGGTCAGCATTTTGGCCTCTATACCAACCAACACCATGCGTGACACGTAGAAGAATATCCAGCTCTGAAATTATCATCAACGTGTTCCTTATCCAATGATATACATGCAAGTATTTCCCGATGTATTTTCACTGATGTACTAGTATTCAAACAAATTGCGAGGCTCAGCTCAATTCCGTTTATACGCAACTGATATTAGAATTGGATCATGGTAGCTCCCCCGGGGTAGTCATGGTAACTTTGAAATTGATGATGTCGAGCGCTGCTGAGCCCATCAGATCCCCTGAGTGAGATCCCCTGATCAGATCTTGTGACCACTAAAAATATAGTTGACAGTCAACTCAAGCTATTATCATTGCTCAACTGTGGCTACACTAACAAAATGTAGCACTGGGCTCAACTGGCTTTCTTGGTAGCTTTTGGTGTCTCGGGATTCTCGCGAGTTGGTTAAACATCAGAGGTTAAACTTGTTAAAAGCCACAGGTTAAAATCACAGTAAAGGTATAAATATCAAATGTATTGTATTCGCGAACAAAAAAGAGAGAATAGAGAAACTTTCGAAGTGCAGCTGCGGTGCTTAGCCCCCAGGCTGAACCATGCCGTGCTCATGTATGGTTTGACCGGTTGACCACAGTTGTCCGttctatttccagggtctatgtcCGAACCAAACATTTTGCTCTCTGATGTTTGCTTTTGCTCAGGAACTTCCTATTCACACGTGTTttatcaatatcaattaacaCGATCTCTATATGATTTCCTCtggccagtggtgtagatttctttttgacatggggggatggggttggataAAATAAGTTGCTataaattggcacttttggggctaaaatggccaaatatgaggttaatttggtcagaaacccacatacagacgtcaacattgggggatgattataCGGACCATCCCCCTGCCAAAATATTTTGGGGTATCTTCTTTCTAGGTTCTATGCTCTGGCACTATTCTTCAGTCAAGTTTACTTCCTCTGTTTAGGGCCGCAccatttaggggtggtgcaataattatgtgtaccccggggtggtgaattctcaaatggtctgctaaaaatcgcttgccccccccccctctggccgtgccaaaaaatctccccccccctttcgacgtgccaaaaaaccattgcccccccttttgatgtgccaaaaaatctttgcccccccccccttacacatgcaagatttttaggaacctgaatttaaaaccttaaattgtctcatCATAtgggagcgcagcgagcaggaaattttgcatatattgaacgtgttcctaacgttttcctacacctttttagggtgtaatatagaaacggtgcccaaaatatatgtgccaaaattcacttgccccccccttcaacctgccaaaaatcgcttgacccccactttcgacctgccaaaaatgcttgcccccccttttggcctgccaaaatctttgccccccctataattcaccaccccacgggtacacataattattgcaccaccccttagttaTATACCTATTTACTTAGGAAATACTTTTTGACTTattcatttaattatttatttatacttattTATTTTCTTGGTTGTTTACTTCTTTACTTTctaatttatatattattttgttcaaaatccaACTGTGCGAACCCAATAAAGTGTGGCCGACTAGCTGCTGTTCACCTGATTTTCGAATGACGAGGAAGGTTGAAACTAGGAGGTTTAAACCTTTGGAAGCAGTCTAAAGTATTCAGATTGACACATATTCCAGTCTTCGAGCTTCCATGAATTATATTCCAGACCGGGATTCCAGACAAACAAATCAAAGTCTTGAAGTTgtacttttttgtgttttttaacatTTACAGGATTTGATTTGATACCCTGCTtgcactaccgtaaaaccccggccgtctacaagcatatagtgtgcttctgatgaaagctacattaatccagtcgccattatttagtttgagcaaataaattacggatccaagcacatacaaacaagtattattttaagaccgatctattgtattggtatattaacgattgcttcgaattaattaagcttttataaaaaaaacccactatatatgcttgtagacggggttttacggtatttctatTTCTTAGTTCTACTATTTTCTGTAACGGTTTTACCTGTGGGTTTACCAGATTGCACTTTTGGcatgtttgtcatgtttgttgtcgCATTATCAGAAAAATTGAATCGCACCGGCACCATATTCCGTCGTATAAGTCTGACGTATCCGCTGTCCATTCGATATAAGTTTTGACAAAATTCAGACTTATTTTGTAATTCGACGATGCTCAAATGATGCACGTTGTCCTTGTCAACTTTCTTAGTTTCACACAATGACGAAACTTCCTTCATACGTCTACGAAATTCATTTAAGTCCCGCCAAAATTCAGCGCCATATTCCTCTATTTTGCGCCATAATGTTCTGTTAAAATGTTCATATAATAACACGTCAGCATGGTTCCACTTGCGTATTGTTACACGTAAATTTTCACTTATATTAAAACGAAAATTTGCAATCCGCTTTGGAATGTATAAAATATCGTCAATTTCCCAACAGAAAAGCTTTTTCATTAAGATCAGCGATTCGTCAAAGTATTCTTTTACAAGAACAAGATCGAATTCATTATCCAGTTGccttattttatatttcacaTAAAATGGATCTAGAAAATGTTCTGTACTTAACCCTAAGTCATACAGTTGTCCATTTTGTACTTGCCGTCCACCGTAAGGAATCTTTCGTTTATAATGTTGTGGATTTGTGAAAAAGTAgcaattgggttttttttcttttgcaaTTTTAGCTTGATTTGCAATATCAAAATATACAAATGCTGATTCAAATTGATCCACTGGATCCCGTACAGAAGTTATGTATAACGCATCTGGAACAATTGCGTCCATTTCTGGACGTAAATACACAGCGTGATTTGTCAACATATCAAAAGTATTAGTCCCACCACCATCACCTCCCAACTCGGATTTCTGCTTTTTATACAGAAATACGTCCGATCTATTAAAATATCTGCAACAATGGAATACAGGTGTATCTTTAGCTGGTATTGCAAAGGTAAGGTTTCTTGTATATCCATAACGTTGCAGGATAGTACATAGTGATGTTCCGGCTGTCTTGTGAGTTTTCAGGAATACAATCCGTTGAGCTGGCGTACATTCAACAAGTCGTCTCGTTCCCACCAATCtataaaagaataaataaataaataaataaataaataaataaataaataaataaataaataaataaataaataaataaataaataaataaataaataaataaataaataaataaataaataaataaataaataaataaataaataaataaataaataaataaataaataaataaatgaatgatgagGGTTGATATCGGTTCTTGAATaggtttaaggttattaattattttaaactgttgtgatttggtagttcacagcatcttacgaatggtagtgagctttggcaaaaactgcactgctcaattcatagcgagtgtgtagaagaattaaaatatcacagatatacttttataggtgttgcggttcttgagttatgttgttaagagggctgaaacaacaacacttttgtaaaacgtacataactcattaacaacaataaattaagcaagtttgcaaagtatacggtttgtagaatgaacttttgtaaaacaccaaggtgttaattttcaataatatatggatctaGGGCGGAAGGGGAGCATCAACCAACTCGGCAGTAGTAGTGCAATCACATTAAATATTTAGGATATCCATTCCCAAGGCTTGCTATAAGGTGTGTCCACCCTGCCCAATGTGCATAAGTTTTCTCAGTAGGGGGAAAATGCCCAAAACTTAAGACCTACGGAAATATAAAGGCGATTATTGGCTTCTTTGACTATTAACTATTAATATACGGTCAATAAGTACACTGGAAATCTACTGGAGATGTTAAatcatatcgtcggtcgcaacacatagtggcgtacgtgaaggacaaaatacgtttcgaagcaaaacgtttttgaaggacaTGCTACTATAGTAACGGAGTCGacactcctccactgttatctctctgAGGCCCGATTtcttttgaaattgaagtttaaggttggTTCAAACTATAAAACTGTAGGCTATCttaaatagttaacaaggaataactattataggataatagctagctctaaacctatacgccactatgtgaaacggaaactttggaaaatcactctaagctacgccactatgtgttgtgacCGACGATATGGCTCAAACTGGACAAAATATGGCCGGCTCCTGCCATCCTACTCACTTccctactactactagtactacttaCTGTGTTGCTGTTCGGTTGGATGTCATCTGGATTAGGTTGTCTTGTTGTACAGTGCCTGAATTGAGGTAGATTGCCGAGCTGAATATGAGGCAACAAACTATGAACACACTACTGAATATTCTCAACCTTTTAGTGGCGCGTGCTAAACACTCCAAACATAACAAATGTCTCTCTTGCGCAGATGTCAGCATTTTGGACGGAGCCTCTACACCACAGATCTTGGAGAGTATACCAACCAACAACCATCCTGACCATACGTGTAGAATATCATCAGCCCATTTTGTTCACTCAACTTAACCCTTGTCTGATATAGTTAAGTATTTTAGctgatttaaaaaacaaatttggatCTCCATGTGATACCAATTATTACTTGCCAATgcttataatacatgtaatatggaAAAGTGGATCATGGTAGCTTCGTGGTATTGAGCATTGATAAGTGCTGCTGAGCTGATCAGATCGTATATCCACAAAAATATAGCAATACTGGTTGGGTGTCTCAACTGTCATCTagagtctgcacaaaaagtaacgcagctgtta
Above is a genomic segment from Amphiura filiformis chromosome 17, Afil_fr2py, whole genome shotgun sequence containing:
- the LOC140138083 gene encoding galactosylceramide sulfotransferase-like isoform X1, encoding MVLVGIEAKMLTSAQERHLSCLDCLARATKRLRIFSSVFIVCSLIFSSAIYLNSGTLQFNQVHLVHTIYNRTTTQLVGTRRLVECAPVQRIVFLKTHKTAGTSIGTILQRYGYTRNLSFAIPAKNTPVFDCCRYFKRSDVFLYKKQESELGDESDDGGGTNTFDMLTNHAVYLRPEMDAIVPDALYITSVRDPVDQFESAFVYFDIANQAEIAKVKNPIATFFTNPQHYKQKISYGGRQVQNGQLYDLGLSTEHFLDPFYVKYKIRQLDNEFDLVFVKEYFDESLILMKKLFCWGIDDILYIPKRIANFRFNISENLRETIRKWNHADVLLYEHFNRTLWRKIEEYGAEFWRDLDEFRRRMEEVSSLCETKKVDKDNVHHLSIVELQNKSEFCQNLYRMDGEYVKLIRWNMVPMRSNFSDNATTTNMTKVQSGNPRDKPTLQKKVKPRNSISTNRRKSKPVIVKKHGTSKRIIKVTKKRVKH
- the LOC140138083 gene encoding galactosylceramide sulfotransferase-like isoform X2, whose product is MLTSAQERHLLCLECLARATKRLRIFSSVFIVCCLIFSSAIYLNSGTVQQDNLIQMTSNRTATQLVGTRRLVECAPVQRIVFLKTHKTAGTSIGTILQRYGYTRNLSFAIPAKNTPVFDCCRYFKRSDVFLYKKQESELGDESDDGGGTNTFDMLTNHAVYLRPEMDAIVPDALYITSVRDPVDQFESAFVYFDIANQAEIAKVKNPIATFFTNPQHYKQKISYGGRQVQNGQLYDLGLSTEHFLDPFYVKYKIRQLDNEFDLVFVKEYFDESLILMKKLFCWGIDDILYIPKRIANFRFNISENLRETIRKWNHADVLLYEHFNRTLWRKIEEYGAEFWRDLDEFRRRMEEVSSLCETKKVDKDNVHHLSIVELQNKSEFCQNLYRMDGEYVKLIRWNMVPMRSNFSDNATTTNMTKVQSGNPRDKPTLQKKVKPRNSISTNRRKSKPVIVKKHGTSKRIIKVTKKRVKH
- the LOC140138083 gene encoding galactosylceramide sulfotransferase-like isoform X3, which encodes MLTSAQERHLLCLECLARATKRLRIFSSVFIVCCLIFSSAIYLNSGTVQQDNLIQMTSNRTATQLVGTRRLVECTPAQRIVFLKTHKTAGTSLCTILQRYGYTRNLTFAIPAKDTPVFHCCRYFNRSDVFLYKKQKSELGGDGGGTNTFDMLTNHAVYLRPEMDAIVPDALYITSVRDPVDQFESAFVYFDIANQAKIAKEKKPNCYFFTNPQHYKRKIPYGGRQVQNGQLYDLGLSTEHFLDPFYVKYKIRQLDNEFDLVLVKEYFDESLILMKKLFCWEIDDILYIPKRIANFRFNISENLRVTIRKWNHADVLLYEHFNRTLWRKIEEYGAEFWRDLNEFRRRMKEVSSLCETKKVDKDNVHHLSIVELQNKSEFCQNLYRMDSGYVRLIRRNMVPVRFNFSDNATTNMTNMPKVQSGKPTGKTVTENSRTKK